Below is a genomic region from Desulfobacter sp..
ATTTAGGGTAAATCAGGTGTCTCGGTCAGGGACAGGACATGGTCGAGAATCTGTCCTGCAATATTTTTTCTTGTTGCCCCTTCAAGCCCCCTAAATCCAGGGGAATAGTTGACCTCAAGAACCTTGACCCCATGGTCCGGGGTGAGGATCATGTCGACCCCGGCGATCTCAAGGGAACAGGCCCGGGCCGCTGCAACCGCTATTTTGGCCATGGATTCGGGCAGATCAAATTCACAGGCACTGGCCTGCTGGTGAATATTGGCCTTAAACTCTCCAGGTGCCGGAGTCAATGCCATGGCAGCGGCAATTGTATTTCCCGTGACCAGCACCCTTAACGCCTTGACATGGTCTATGAAAGACTGAACCACCACCCCTTTTTGGGCAAGAAAATTTGAGGCCATAAAATCCGCGGCATCCTGGTCGCAGGTGAGCATGGCCACCCCGTCCCCGCCCATGCCGTCCACCTGCTTGGCCACCACGGGAAATCCGCCCAGCCGCTCTATGGACTTAAAAAACATGGATTTGCAGGTCACAAAAAAAGACTTGGGTATGGGCAGGCCTGCCCGTAAAAGCTGCTGAAGACTGATATATTGATTCCGGGCAATCATAACCCCTTCAAGTGAGTTGACCAGAGGGATGCCAAGGGCGGCAAACTGCCCAAGCAGCACAAATCCGTATTCTCCCATGGGAGAGCCCTGTCTGGGCATGACAAGGTCGGGCAGGCGTTCATCCTTGTCCATGAATATGGCGGGGCCAATGGTTTGGTCAAGAACACAGCCCATGCCGTAAGGATCGATAAGCAGGATCTTATGGCCTTTTTTTTCAGCCTCGGCCCTGAACCTTGAGTTGGGGTGAAAATCAAAATTATTCACCGTCATGATACCAATCTTCATTTTTCAGCCCCTGTTGGATCAGGATTCATATGGGCCGGCATCCACACCCCCATTTCCTTTTTAAGTTTTTCTGAAAAATAGGTGGTGATTTTCCGGGTATTGTTTCTCTCGGCAATTTTCTGGGTGGCCAGATTATCCTCTGAAATAATGGAAAACACCTTTTTATCTTTTGCCCGTTTGGTCAGTCCTTCGAGCAGTCTTGCCCCGATTCCCATGGCCCGGTATTCTGGCCTGACCGAGGTATATCCTCGCTCCACGCAATGGGTAAAGTCAAGGCCGGTAATCCCTTTGATCCGGTCAATAAACACCTGCCGGGGATGCTTGAGACTTGAATTACCCACAATACACCCGTTTTCAACTCCATACCCGATCAAAAAGGCCCGTTCAAGATTGGCACGGACATGGGTGATATCCACAGACCCGCCCGCATCAACCATGGCCACAATCTCATCTAAAATAGGGGGGGATATCTGCCCGGGCTTTTTAAAATAAAATTTAATGTTCTGGCCCAGCCGGGACAGGGCCCCGTTTGCAGGACTCACTCGCATTCCGGCCAATTGCTTTTTTTCCATCTGCCCTAAAAAGGTCAAAATAAGGCCGGGATCCCGGACCGCCTGCCAAAGTGGAATATTGGGCAGGCAGCCAAGCCTGCCATAGTCCAAAAGATCGTCAGGCACCTGAAACCGATCAGACATGGTCCCATTTGCCGGGCTTAAATTTTCAAAAGAATGGACAATATTGGGAGTATTGCCAATCCAGGCGGCCAACGTTTTTTTTTCAGGATCTGACCCAAAAAGATCTATACCTGACACATGGTTCCAGACGCCCTGTTTTGACACCTGCCACAAAAGGGCTCTTGGCAGCTCTTTTCCATGGGGACCAAGACGCCAGTGAATCATCCTCAACCCCTTTTGATACCAGAAGGCCAGCCTTGATTTGACCCGGGTAAAATCCATTCCAGGAAAAAGACAGATTTCCAGACTAAAGGGGGAGGAATCTGATTTTTGATTCAGCCAGGGAGCTAAAAAAGCATCAAGCGCTTCAAGTTCTTGGCCCGGATCTTTTCCTGGCATACAGGTCTCGGACTTTCCTTTTAGATCAACGGCCCATAAAAATGAAATGGCGTGGGGTAAAATTGTTTTTACACCTGTTTCAATATAGTTTAAAACCCCATGACCATCCTTGAATCCCCACACACAGACCGGCAATACCGCCATGGGCATTTGTCCGGACAAAGGCCTTGTTTTGGCCGCAGAACACAAAACAAACCCGTGATCCCCCTTCTTTGACATTTGGATGCCCGGACAGGCCTCAAAAATCATCCGTTCAAGAACAGGCCCCCAACAATCATTAGGGGGTAAAAGTATCAAAGCAAAACAAGGGACCTGGCACAAAAGGATCTGATCCAAAGCGGTTTTTAAATCTTTGATAATTTCTTGCTCACCCTGGACATCCACAACCCTGCGAATGAAAAAACCATCGGCGTTGTGAGAAAAGGACAGGCCTGCACAGACCAGTTCAATTCCGGCAAAAAAGCCTTGGGAGCATGGTGCAAGTCCTTGGGTGATATTTGTTTCAGGTCTGCGGACAAATAAGATAGGTGACAAATTCATGGTGGAATATTATTAAACACAGGGCCGGCATTAAGTAAACCCCTTTCAAGCTTTTATTGACAATGAACAACCCCATGGCCTATTTTAAAGTAACTGACCCCACTTGTGACCCCGGCTAAGGAGGCAATTGATCCATGATCAGACACATGCTGGTATGGGCTTTTTTTTTAATTTTCCTGTTCCCGGCAGGCAGCATTGGCCGGACAATACCAAGGTGGACCGGGGATTTTGACCAATTGGTTGATCATAGAGTCATCCGGGCCTTGGTCCCCTACAGTAAAACCTTCTACTTCCTTGACAAGGGCCGGCCAAGGGGACTGACCTATGAAAGCCTCACAGCCTTTGAAAAAATGATCAACACCCGCCTTAAAAGCCGGCATCTGAAAATTCACCTGGTCATCATCCCCACCCCGAGAAAAGAATTAATCTCATCCCTTGTTGAGGGCAAAGGAGATATAGCTGCCGGAAACCTGACCATGACTGAAGAACGGTTGAAAAAGGTATATTTTTCCCATCCTTTTTTTACCCAGGCCACTGAAATCCTCGTCTCAGGCCCGAAAAGTCCCAAAATGACAGATATCCAGGACCTTGCCGGCCAGACAATCCATGTCAGGTTCTCTTCAAGCTATTATGCGAGTCTGGTCAAACTCAACACCCAATTCAGGCTTCAAAAGAAAAAAGCGATCCAGATCATCCGGGTTGATGATTTTTTAGAAGATGAAGATCTTCTGGAAATGCTGAATGCCGGAATGATCTTTCATCTGGTTATGGACAGCCACAAGGCAAAATTCTGGGCAAAAATTTTTGACCACATTGTTCTCCACCCCAAAATCGTGTTGAGAACCAAGGGACAAATTGCATGGGCCGTAAGAAAAGGCAGTCCCAAACTGATGGAACAGATCAACGCCTTTGTGGAAACAAACAAAAAAGGCAGCCTTCAGGGCAATATCTTGTTTGAACGCTACCTTAAAAATACCCGGTTTGTAAAACCTGCCGATCAACACCGGACAAATTTTGAAAAAACAGCTCAGATTTTTAAAAAATATGGGGACCAATACCAATTTGACTGGCTCCTGCTCAAGGCCCTGGCCTTCCAGGAATCAGGCATCAACCAAAATAAAAAAAGCCATCAAGGGGCGGTGGGAATAATGCAGGTTATGCCCTCGACCGCAAAAGACCCCAATGTCAACATTGGCGACATCCACCTTTTGGACAATAATATCCATGCCGGTACAAAATATCTCAGATTTTTAAAAGACCGGTATTTTTCCGATGCCCAAATAGATGACAGAAACCAGACGCTGCTGGCTTTGGCAGCCTATAACGCCGGTCCAAGACAGGTGGCACGCCTGAGAAAAAAGGCAAAAGAATTAAACCTGAACCCGAATATCTGGTTTAAAAATGTAGAAGTTGCCGCGGCCATGCAGATTGGGCGGGAAACGGTTCAATATGTAAACAATATATTTAAATATTATATTGGCTACAGCCGTATCCATACAATTCAGGATCAAAAAAAAGAGGAGAGATAAGCCTTTCTCCTCTTTCTTTAACAGATCGAACAAATGGCTTATTCAGCCGTCTTGGTTTCACTGGTGCTTGAGGGTCTGCGAAGGTAATATTCCCAGCCAAGCTCTCTCATGCATCGCCTGGCATGATCTGTCTCATCTTTATAGGTCATCTGCTCACGACGCTCCATGGTATATTCCCGGGCTTTTTTCTCGCAATAGGCCTGATCTTCATAATATTCCTGATTGCTTTTTTCAGGGTGTTTGGCCATAAACTGATAACATCCGGCCAGTCCGAGACTTAAAACCAATACCATTAATGCAAATAATAATCTTTTCATTTTTTTTCTTCCGTTTGTTTTAAATCAGACTTTTTTTATTGTTTTTCTTCTGTGATCACGACCACCAGCTGTTTTGATATAAGCTTGCCTTTGACTCTGAGGGCAAGACGAATACCATTTTCACCCGGAGGAAGAATACCGCTGTATATCCCGGACTTATCCTTGCCTGCGGCATAATCACTGCGATGGGCAATGGCCAGCTTCTCCACGGGAGAAATCTGCCTGGAAAAATGTTGCCCGGGAGCAATCTGGGTTTCCGGGATGGTCAATTCTTTGATTTGCTCGGGGTTTATGCCTTTCCACACAAAAGGCCCCGGTGTTTTCCATTCAAAAGGTAGGCGGTCTTGTTCCAGTCAATCTCAATGGGATCCTGGGACAGGTTCTTTAAATCAAGCTTAAAATAGGTAAAATAACGGGTTTGATTTTTCTCTGGTGTAAACCTGGCTTGAAACAACTCCGTTTCAAGATTCTGGGATACGGGTGCGCTTTGATAATCATAAACAGCAACAGAGCACCCGGCCAAAACCAGGGCCAAAATACAGATTTTAATTACAAAAATTATTGGGATCTTCATTGAACCTCCGGGCAGATGTGGCAACTTAGGGTTACAATTGATACCCTAAATTGTATTCAAACTTGAGGATGAAGTCAAGATGAGAAAATTTTGTTTAGCATGGACAAATCCGGTATAAAAAGGTATGACCCAGATAGAAGCAGGCGCAAATCAGGCTCTGCTTTACCTGCTTTTGTCCTCTGAAACCAAAAAAATATTGACAAGCCAAAGAAATAATTATAGAATTCAGAGTTTTTTAAACTTGCAAAAAAGTATTGAGATAATGAAGGAGAGTGTAACATGTACGCAGTAATCAGAACCGGTGGAAAACAATACAAGGTTCATGAAGACCAGGTACTGAGAGTTGAAAAACTGGACGGATCCGAAGGATCTGAGATTGAATTCAACGATGTCCTCTTGTACTCTGATGGTGAAACCGTCACCCTTGGAGCGCCCCAGGTCGAAAATGCAATTGTCAAAGCCCATGTTCTTGAACAGGGCCGGGACAAAAAACAATTGGTATTCAAGTACAAACGGCGCAAAGGCTATCGTAAAATGAGAGGCCACAGGCAGCATTACACTGAAATCAGGATTGAATCCATTTCAGCATAATTCAGGCCTGTTGGTTAACTTAAATCAAGATTTACAAGAGAGAAAAAAATGTCACATAAGAAAGCAGCAGGTAGTACTAAAAATGGTCGTGATTCAAACGCCCAGCGGCGTGGAGTTAAAAAATTCGGCGGAGAAAAAGTAGTTGCCGGAAATATTATTGTCAGACAGGTCGGCACCAAAATCCATCCGGGCAACAATGTAGGTGTGGGTAAAGACTATACCATTTTTGCTAAAATGGACGGTGTTGTGACCTTTGAAAGAAAAGGCCGCGACAGAAAAAAAGTCAGCGTTTATGAAGCGTGAAATTTGTAGATGAAGCAATTGTTACCATCAAGTCCGGTGACGGTGGAGCTGGCTGCGCCAGTTTCAGGCGGGAACGGTTCATTGAACGGGGCGGACCTGATGGTGGAGATGGCGGCGATGGAGGGGATGTACTTTTCCGGGTAAACCCGGCAAAACGGACCCTCTACGATTATCGCCGTCAAAAGCTCTTTAAGGCCAAAAACGGGGCTCCCGGGCTTGGCCGCCAAAAACACGGCAAAAACGGTCCTCACTGCGTTCTTGAACTTCCGCCAGGCACTCTGGTTTCCGATGCCGAGACCCTGGATCCCATTATGGATCTCACCGACCTTGACAGGGAATTTGTCATTGCCCAGGGCGGTAAAGGCGGGCGGGGAAATAAACGGTTTGCCTCGGCCACCAACCGAGCCCCCCGATATGCCCAGCCCGGTCTTCCAGGCATGGAAATGAAACTGCGCCTGGAACTCAAGCTTTTGGCGGATGTTGGCCTTGTAGGCCTTCCCAATGCAGGAAAATCCACCCTTATTTCAGCCATGTCTGCAGCCCGTCCCAAAATTGCAGATTATCCTTTTACCACCCTGACCCCCACCATCGGCATGGTCGAGCCTCCCTTTGGAGAGCCTTTTGCCGTGGCAGACATCCCAGGGCTGATTGAAGGGGCCCATGAAGGCATCGGTCTTGGAATCAAATTTTTAAAACACATTGAACGGACCGGTATCCTCATCCATCTCATTGATTGTGGTGGTATTGATCCTGAGGACCCTTTGGCCGCCTTAAATCTGATCAACAATGAATTGTCCATGTACTCCAATACCCTGGCAGGAAAAACCCAGATACTGGTTCTTAACAAAATCGATCTCACCGGAACCAAAAACCGGATCAATGCCTTTAAGGAACAACTGCCGGACCGTGACATTCTGACCATTTCCGCGGCAACCGGTCAAGGGGTAAAGGCCTTGATCAAAACCCTGGCAAAAAAATTAAAAAAAGACTAGGCCGACAATGGATGCAGGACTTTTTGGAGGGACATTCAATCCGCTTCACAATGGTCATTTGGGTATCATCCAATATGTAAAAGACCATTGCGGCCTGGATAAAATCTTTTTATTCCCGTCTGCAACACCGCCCCACAAACCAGATCATAACCTGGCCCCGGCAGAAGAACGGCTGGCCATGGTGACGGATGCCATAGAGGAATTGCCCGGTTTTTTTGCCTCGGATATCGAACTCAAACGCCGGGGGCCCTCGTTCACCATCGACACCATCCAGACCTTTAAAAAAATCCATGGGCCCCATTTAAACTTTTCTCTTTTGATGGGATCTGATGCTTTTTTTGATATCACCACCTGGAAGGAAAAAGAAAAAATTTTTAAAATTGTCCCGATCATTGTCATGCTCAGGGGCAAACCCATTGGACTTGATTCCATTGTATCCTTTATTGACGAACAGATTTCAAAAGGATACACATTAAAAGCAGAAAATTTTTTTATCCATGACCAACTTAAACCCATCCGTATCTGCAAGGTACCCAGGATAGATATCTCATCCACCCAGATCCGGAACAGGGTTAAGGCAGGACGCCCCATCACGGGGTTGGTCCCGCAAATCATAGAGACACGCATTAAAACAAAGGATTTATATAGATGACTTTTCTGACCCAAGAGTACCTCCCTTATATCACCCCGATATTTGAACGCAAACCCAAGGCTGTTACGGCGATCAATGTAAAGGACATGACCTCGTATACGGATATGGTGGTCATTGTGGAGGCAGGATCCAACCGCCAGGTCACCTCTTTGGCTGAACATCTGATCAAAACGCTCAAAGGACAGAATATCAAGGCCATGGGGGTTGAAGGGGTAAAACAAGGAGAGTGGGCCCTCTTGGATTTCGGCCATATCATCATTCATTTTTTTGAATCCCAGGCCAAGGGATTTTATGATATTGAAGGGTTGTGGAGCGATGCGCCAAGGGTGGACCTTGCCGAATTTGCCAAAAACATCCCGGACCCAGAGGACGATGATGAGTTCTGAAGCCTTGCCCGTAAACATCCTCATGATTCTGGACGGATGGGGAATCAGTGCACCCGGTCCGGGCAATGCCGTTGCAAAAGCCAACACCCCGTTTCTGGACCATTTGACCGAACAATTTGCCCATACCCATCTTAAATGCTGCGGCCCTGATGTGGGTCTGCCCGACCGGACCATGGGCAACTCAGAGGTGGGGCATATGAATATCGGTGCCGGACGCATTGTCCCCCAGGACTTTGTCCGGATCAATACCGCCATTGAAAACAAGCGCTTTTTTGAGAATTCAACCCTGAAAAAGGCCATGGTCCAAATCAAAGCCCAAAATCAATCCCTCCACCTTCTCGGCCTGCTGTCCGATGGCGGTGTGCACAGCCATATTTCCCACCTTTTTGCCCTCATGGACATGGCCAAGGCCATTGGCATCCAAAATCTGTATATTCACCCCATCCTTGACGGCAGGGACACCTCTCCTCGGAGCGGAATCAGCTTTATCAGACAGGTCCAGGAAAAAATCAAGGCCTTGGGCTTGGGCAAAATTGCCACCCTTGCAGGACGGTTCTGGGCCATGGACAGAGATACCCGGTGGGACCGGGTTCAAAACGCCTATGATCTTTACACCCAGGGCAAAGGCATTTTTTCTGCCGGACAAAATCCTGTTGATCTTGTCCAAAAGGCCTATGACCGGGATGAGACCGACGAGTTCATCAAGCCAATCTTTCTGGGCAAAAAAAATGAGGGGGTTATCCAGGACCACGACGGGGTTATTTTCTTTAATTTCAGGGCGGACCGGGCCAAGGAGATCACCCGGACATTTACCCAGAAAGAGTTTACAGAATTTAACCGGCAAACCTGCCCGGATTTATCTGCCTTTGTGTGTATGACCCAGTACGATGAAACATTTAACCTGGATTCAGCCTTTGGCCCCCAGCATCTGACAGGAATTTTAGGTGAGACTCTCAGCAAGAATAAAATGACCCAGCTGCGCATCGCAGAAACAGAAAAATATGCCCATGTCACTTATTTTTTCAACGGGGGAGATGAGGCCGTATTCAACCTTGAAAAACGGATTTTGGTTCCCTCGCCAAGGGATGTAGCCACCTATGACCTCAAACCTGAAATGAGTGCTCAAAAAATAGCTGACAACGCCTGCGAGCAGATTGAATCCCAAACCGTCCAGTTTATTGTCCTCAACTTTGCCAACATGGACATGGTCGGTCATACCGGGATCATGGATGCGGCAATTCAGGCCTGCGAAACCGTTGACAGATGTGCTCAGCAAGTGGTCGAGGCCATCTGGAAAACCTCCGGTACCGCCTTTATCACGGCAGACCACGGTAATTCAGAACAGATGATTGCAAAGGACGGGTCTGCCCACACGGCCCATACCCTGAATCCTGTCCCCTTTATCCTTGCAGGGGAGGCCTTTAAACAGACACGGCTCAAAAACGGAAAACTCGGGGACATTGCCCCCACAATTCTAAAGGCCCTGGGGATCAAACCGCCCAAAGAGATGACAGGCACCCCTTTATTTTAACAGCTTAGGCTAAGTTCGGGCCGGTTTTACTCTGGCCTTACCTTTAATAGAACAGGATATACCATGTTTGATCAGATCACCGATTTTATCACGGGACGTGAAATAGACAATGTCGGCGCAGAAGCCAGCCGGCAGATTTTTGAAAAGTTTTTAGTAAAAACCAAGGGGTATGAAAAAACCGATATTCAGGTGGATGTGCCGCTCATTGTCCAGTTTAAAGGAGAGGATTACCACTCTGCCATAGACCTTGTGGTCTTTTGCCAGGACCGGCCCTTGATGGCCGTCACCTGCGTGGCCGGATCCATTGGCTCCTATGAAAGGGAAATCCTGGCCGGGGCCCGCCTTTGCCATGATCATATGATTCCCTTTGCCGTGAGTACAGATGCCAGGGATGCCATTGTAATGGACACCCTGTCAGGAGAAACCGTGGGCAAGGGCCTTGATTCAATTCTTTCCCAAAAACAGGCCCAGGCAGAAATAAAAAACATCACACCCGCACTTTTAGATCCGGCCAAACGAGAAGGAGAAATGATCATTTACCGCTCTTTTAACCTGGAAAAGGTCAACAAATAGCCGAATATGTCATCACCTGAAGGTCAGAAACTGACAATTTGAAAAAACCGGATCTTAATATCTTTAAATATGCGGAGTGTCCTTTAACCCGCATATTTCACAAAGCGTTTTTGCCTTAGATGCAAGGCACAGACCGAGAAGCCGTAGTCTTTACTGCGAGCGGACTGTAACCCAGCAGATGAGGTAAAACGCTTTGCCCGGAGGGTGAGATTTTATATAATGGGAAACGACTTAAAAAACGACCACAAAAAAAAACGGTACCACAGAAAAGAGTTCTTGGGTACCGCTTTTTTTATTCTTTTAAAAAAATGTCCTGCCTTGAATTCAGGCCCGGGACACCTCTTTGCCGCAATGTTTACACACCTTGGCCCGTCGCTTAATAATCTCGGCACAATAGGGGCATTCCCTTGTAAAATGACGCTCATGGAGCTGGTCTATGGCCTTTTTCACCCCCTCCTGAAGCACGGGCGTGGGAAAATTATGGTTGAGCAGATGCTCTGCAGCCTCGGTATCTCCTAGTTCTCCGACCATCTCTGCTGCCTTGAGCCTGGCCTTGGCCGGTATTTTGGGATCCAGACAGATCTTGAGGATCTCATCCCAGTCCTTGGAAATATAATAATCAGTGAGCAGAGAAAAAGTCTGCTTCATCAACTCTTTTCTGGCCTCCTGCTCGATCAGGGCCGCATCATCCACCTTGCCGCCGGTCCCGCCCATGGGGCTGAACACGGGCATATAGTCAAAATGGTCATTGCCCGGCTCATTGATACACCGATAGGAGGCCGGTGATGCCATGGTCTCCTGAAGATGCTCCCACCCCTTTCTAAAGGAGGGGCAGTCGTCATTAAAGCAGATGAACAGATATGGGGTTCCCCATCCCAAGCCATCGGAAAAATTAAAGGGCGGCACCTCCCAAAGCGTCATTTCCTGATCACAATGGGGACAATGGGGTTTGTCCATTTTTAAATATTTTTCAAGAAGTTCTTCTCTTGTTTCAAAAGCCATTATTACTCTCCTTATGCGGGTTCTAAAATACCTTGAACCAGCATAATAAGCATGGGAGTTTGCTTGTCAAACTCCCATGCCCTATCCAGATTACTCGATTGTGGCAAGTACATCATCCTTGGCCACGGAATCACCCGAGTTGTAATGAATGGCTGTAATGGTGCCGCTGGCCGTTGCCGGCAATGCGTTTTCCATTTTCATGGCTTCAATCACCACCACGGTTTCCCCTTCATTTACCGC
It encodes:
- a CDS encoding RimK family alpha-L-glutamate ligase, coding for MKIGIMTVNNFDFHPNSRFRAEAEKKGHKILLIDPYGMGCVLDQTIGPAIFMDKDERLPDLVMPRQGSPMGEYGFVLLGQFAALGIPLVNSLEGVMIARNQYISLQQLLRAGLPIPKSFFVTCKSMFFKSIERLGGFPVVAKQVDGMGGDGVAMLTCDQDAADFMASNFLAQKGVVVQSFIDHVKALRVLVTGNTIAAAMALTPAPGEFKANIHQQASACEFDLPESMAKIAVAAARACSLEIAGVDMILTPDHGVKVLEVNYSPGFRGLEGATRKNIAGQILDHVLSLTETPDLP
- a CDS encoding GNAT family N-acetyltransferase, with amino-acid sequence MNLSPILFVRRPETNITQGLAPCSQGFFAGIELVCAGLSFSHNADGFFIRRVVDVQGEQEIIKDLKTALDQILLCQVPCFALILLPPNDCWGPVLERMIFEACPGIQMSKKGDHGFVLCSAAKTRPLSGQMPMAVLPVCVWGFKDGHGVLNYIETGVKTILPHAISFLWAVDLKGKSETCMPGKDPGQELEALDAFLAPWLNQKSDSSPFSLEICLFPGMDFTRVKSRLAFWYQKGLRMIHWRLGPHGKELPRALLWQVSKQGVWNHVSGIDLFGSDPEKKTLAAWIGNTPNIVHSFENLSPANGTMSDRFQVPDDLLDYGRLGCLPNIPLWQAVRDPGLILTFLGQMEKKQLAGMRVSPANGALSRLGQNIKFYFKKPGQISPPILDEIVAMVDAGGSVDITHVRANLERAFLIGYGVENGCIVGNSSLKHPRQVFIDRIKGITGLDFTHCVERGYTSVRPEYRAMGIGARLLEGLTKRAKDKKVFSIISEDNLATQKIAERNNTRKITTYFSEKLKKEMGVWMPAHMNPDPTGAEK
- a CDS encoding lytic transglycosylase F: MIRHMLVWAFFLIFLFPAGSIGRTIPRWTGDFDQLVDHRVIRALVPYSKTFYFLDKGRPRGLTYESLTAFEKMINTRLKSRHLKIHLVIIPTPRKELISSLVEGKGDIAAGNLTMTEERLKKVYFSHPFFTQATEILVSGPKSPKMTDIQDLAGQTIHVRFSSSYYASLVKLNTQFRLQKKKAIQIIRVDDFLEDEDLLEMLNAGMIFHLVMDSHKAKFWAKIFDHIVLHPKIVLRTKGQIAWAVRKGSPKLMEQINAFVETNKKGSLQGNILFERYLKNTRFVKPADQHRTNFEKTAQIFKKYGDQYQFDWLLLKALAFQESGINQNKKSHQGAVGIMQVMPSTAKDPNVNIGDIHLLDNNIHAGTKYLRFLKDRYFSDAQIDDRNQTLLALAAYNAGPRQVARLRKKAKELNLNPNIWFKNVEVAAAMQIGRETVQYVNNIFKYYIGYSRIHTIQDQKKEER
- the rplU gene encoding 50S ribosomal protein L21 — its product is MYAVIRTGGKQYKVHEDQVLRVEKLDGSEGSEIEFNDVLLYSDGETVTLGAPQVENAIVKAHVLEQGRDKKQLVFKYKRRKGYRKMRGHRQHYTEIRIESISA
- the rpmA gene encoding 50S ribosomal protein L27, whose translation is MSHKKAAGSTKNGRDSNAQRRGVKKFGGEKVVAGNIIVRQVGTKIHPGNNVGVGKDYTIFAKMDGVVTFERKGRDRKKVSVYEA
- the obgE gene encoding GTPase ObgE, giving the protein MKFVDEAIVTIKSGDGGAGCASFRRERFIERGGPDGGDGGDGGDVLFRVNPAKRTLYDYRRQKLFKAKNGAPGLGRQKHGKNGPHCVLELPPGTLVSDAETLDPIMDLTDLDREFVIAQGGKGGRGNKRFASATNRAPRYAQPGLPGMEMKLRLELKLLADVGLVGLPNAGKSTLISAMSAARPKIADYPFTTLTPTIGMVEPPFGEPFAVADIPGLIEGAHEGIGLGIKFLKHIERTGILIHLIDCGGIDPEDPLAALNLINNELSMYSNTLAGKTQILVLNKIDLTGTKNRINAFKEQLPDRDILTISAATGQGVKALIKTLAKKLKKD
- the nadD gene encoding nicotinate (nicotinamide) nucleotide adenylyltransferase, whose product is MDAGLFGGTFNPLHNGHLGIIQYVKDHCGLDKIFLFPSATPPHKPDHNLAPAEERLAMVTDAIEELPGFFASDIELKRRGPSFTIDTIQTFKKIHGPHLNFSLLMGSDAFFDITTWKEKEKIFKIVPIIVMLRGKPIGLDSIVSFIDEQISKGYTLKAENFFIHDQLKPIRICKVPRIDISSTQIRNRVKAGRPITGLVPQIIETRIKTKDLYR
- the rsfS gene encoding ribosome silencing factor; amino-acid sequence: MTFLTQEYLPYITPIFERKPKAVTAINVKDMTSYTDMVVIVEAGSNRQVTSLAEHLIKTLKGQNIKAMGVEGVKQGEWALLDFGHIIIHFFESQAKGFYDIEGLWSDAPRVDLAEFAKNIPDPEDDDEF
- a CDS encoding 2,3-bisphosphoglycerate-independent phosphoglycerate mutase is translated as MSSEALPVNILMILDGWGISAPGPGNAVAKANTPFLDHLTEQFAHTHLKCCGPDVGLPDRTMGNSEVGHMNIGAGRIVPQDFVRINTAIENKRFFENSTLKKAMVQIKAQNQSLHLLGLLSDGGVHSHISHLFALMDMAKAIGIQNLYIHPILDGRDTSPRSGISFIRQVQEKIKALGLGKIATLAGRFWAMDRDTRWDRVQNAYDLYTQGKGIFSAGQNPVDLVQKAYDRDETDEFIKPIFLGKKNEGVIQDHDGVIFFNFRADRAKEITRTFTQKEFTEFNRQTCPDLSAFVCMTQYDETFNLDSAFGPQHLTGILGETLSKNKMTQLRIAETEKYAHVTYFFNGGDEAVFNLEKRILVPSPRDVATYDLKPEMSAQKIADNACEQIESQTVQFIVLNFANMDMVGHTGIMDAAIQACETVDRCAQQVVEAIWKTSGTAFITADHGNSEQMIAKDGSAHTAHTLNPVPFILAGEAFKQTRLKNGKLGDIAPTILKALGIKPPKEMTGTPLF
- a CDS encoding type I restriction enzyme HsdR N-terminal domain-containing protein, whose amino-acid sequence is MFDQITDFITGREIDNVGAEASRQIFEKFLVKTKGYEKTDIQVDVPLIVQFKGEDYHSAIDLVVFCQDRPLMAVTCVAGSIGSYEREILAGARLCHDHMIPFAVSTDARDAIVMDTLSGETVGKGLDSILSQKQAQAEIKNITPALLDPAKREGEMIIYRSFNLEKVNK
- a CDS encoding zinc ribbon domain-containing protein, with the translated sequence MAFETREELLEKYLKMDKPHCPHCDQEMTLWEVPPFNFSDGLGWGTPYLFICFNDDCPSFRKGWEHLQETMASPASYRCINEPGNDHFDYMPVFSPMGGTGGKVDDAALIEQEARKELMKQTFSLLTDYYISKDWDEILKICLDPKIPAKARLKAAEMVGELGDTEAAEHLLNHNFPTPVLQEGVKKAIDQLHERHFTRECPYCAEIIKRRAKVCKHCGKEVSRA